The nucleotide window TACCCGGACTCCAGGTCCACGGAGACCGGCAGGTCCACCACGTCGGTGATCCGGCGGACCACGGCGAGGACCTCGTCCAGGTCCATGCCCTCGCCGTCGGCCTGACCGAGGGAGTCGGCCACAGGGTGGCTGCCGATGGTCAGGGCGGAGAAGCCCGCGGCGGCGCAGGTCTCGGCGGACCAGACGTCCCAGACGGTGGGCAGGATGACCGGCTTGTCCTGGTGGTGCAGGTCGAGCAGGAGCTGGGCGCGTTCTTGTGAGGTAGTCATCTCCGAATGCTTGCACAGCTGCCACCTCGTGTGAAGTCCGAGGTCAGTGGCGTCTGCTCTGGAGAAGGGTGAGGCGCCAGGCTCCGGGAGGAATCAGTGGCGGCTCAGCGCTGAGTCAGTTCCCCGGGTACTGCGCCTGGCTGAGCTGACGAGCCAGGTGCACCGCATTGGTGGTGGCGGTCTTGTTCGTCGCGGCGACGGCGGCAGGGGTCTCGGTCAGGTCCTTATAGTCCTTGGGGTTCATCGCCTCGTGGTTCCAGTAGGTGCCACCCTGCGCGGGGATGGTGAACCCGATGTCGTTGAGCCCCTGGAAGGTGTCCGCGATGATCTTGTGGGCGCCGTCCTCGTTGCCGACGACGGCGACGATCGCGACCTTGCCGAACATGACCGGACGGCCCTGATCGTCGGTCTCGGAGAGTGCCGAGTCCAGACGCTCCAGCACGCGCTGCGCCACGCTGGACATGTGGCCCACCCAGGTGGGGGTGCCGAACACCAGAATGTCCGCGGCCTTGATGCGCTCCAGGATCTCCGGGAACTGATCGCCGTTGCCCATATCTGCTTCCACACCGGGCTTGACGTCATAGTCGACCACTCGGATGGTCTCGCCGGTGACGCCGTGAGAGTCCAGCTCGGCCAGCAGCTGGTCAGTGATGACGTCGGTGCTGGATTCACCGGGGGAGGGCTTGAGCGTGCAGTTCAGAACGAGGGCATGCAGGTCAGTGTCCATGCTCGGCACGCTACGGCGAGCGGGGGAGTCCCGCAAGCAGAAGGACGGTCGCGATAGTCTCGTGCCGTGGATATCGACGCCTTCATCGCCGTGCACCAGCACGAATGGGACCGGCTCTCCAAGCTGGCCTCGCGGCGGCGGCTCAATGCGGCCGAGGCCGATGAGATGCTGCGTCTCTATGAGCGGACCTCCACCCACCTGTCCATGATCCGTGCCGCCGAGCCGGACTCCCCGGTGGTGCCCTCGCTCTCGGCACCGTTGGGCCGGGCGCGGGCGCATCTGACCGGGGCGGGGGAGAACGTCTTCGTCTCCAGCGCCTACTTCTTCACCCAGACCTTGCCGGTGGCGTTCTATCGGATCCGCTGGCTCACCGTGATCCTCGGTGCCGCGTTCATCGCGGTGGCCGTGGGGTTTGCGCTGTGGACGGCGAATCATCCGCAGATCGACCTGCTCATTCCCGAGGGTGACCGTCAGGCCTACGCGGGTACCGAGTTCGTGAACTATTACTCGGAGAATCCCAACTCCAGCTTCGCCGCCCAAGTGTGGACCAACAACGCCTGGATCGCCGCCCAGGAGGTGGCCTTCGGGATCAGCGGGGTCTTCGTGCCCTTCGTGCTGTTCATGAACGCCCAGGGGCTGGGCATGGCGGCCGGGATCATGGCCGAACAGGGCGAGGCCTCCACCTTCTGGCTCTACATCCTTCCCCACGGGCTCATGGAGATCACCGCGATCTTCATCGCCGGCGCCGCCGGGCTGCGGATCTTCTGGGCCTGGGTCGCTCCGGGTCAGATGCGCCGTTCCGCTGCCCTGGCTGCGGAGGGACGCAAGCTGATCACCGTGGCCTTCGGTCTGGTGCTGGTGCTGCTGATCTCCGGTGTCGTCGAGGGGTTCGTCACCCCGTCGGGCCTGCCGCACTGGCTGCGGATCGGGATCGGGGCTGCCGTGCTCGCGGCCTACTGGGTCTACACCCTGGTGCTGGGCGGACGAGCGCACCGGGCAGGGGTCACTGGGGACCTCGGAAAGTACGACGCCGGCGCGGTGGAGCTGACAGCCTGAGGCCCGGTCAGTCCAGGATCTAATTCCGTGAAACCCCTGTTGCTCGATTTGACTCAGGAGTACAGTCCGAGATATGTCACAGGACTCAGGCAGCGAGGAAGCTCAGGGCAGCGGTCCCCTGGGATGGTTCACCCGTAAGGCGAAGGAAGGTATTGCAGATATACCGGCCAACATCGCCTGGCTCGTCAAGGGTGCCCCCAGCGGCAGCTCCGGTGATGATTCTTCGGGCCCGGGGCAGCGCGCCCGAGAGGTCATCGCCGATACCGTCCCCTTCGGCAAGGACTCGCTGGATGTCCGCATCAAGCGGGCCCAGGACGCCTTGGCAGACGCGCGGCGCAGCGAACAGCAGGCCGTAGAACTCTCCCAAGATGCCAAAGAACGCTCCGAGACCGCCAAGCAGGTGGCTGAGGAGGGCCGGCGTCGGAAGGCTCAGGCCGAGAAGGAGAACAAGGCAGAGGTCAATGCTCGGGTGAAGGAGGCGCAGAAGCGCGCGGACGAGATGGTCGCGAAGGAGCGCTCCGAGGCCGAGTCCGATGCGTCAGAGAACCTGGAACAGGTCACCTCCGAGATCCGCGACCAGAATGAGAAGGCTCAGGATGAGGCGCAGGCCGCCAAAGAGCGTGCCGAGGCCGCAGTAGAGTCCGCCATCGAAGAGATGACCGAGGCGCGCAAGCTCGCCGACGACGCCGCGGCCCAGGCACGCGAGGCCGCTGAGGAAGCGCACCGACAGGCCGAGGCGCTCGCGGATCGTGCGGGGGAGCGGGCCGAGGAAGCTGATGCCACTCTGGCCGAGACGCAGGAGATCCACGCTGGGGTCTCCAAGGAGTCCGCGACGGTGGTCCAAGAAGTCCAGACCAATGAGGTCACCGAGGACCTGGCCAGCTACACCAAGGCAGACCTGCTCAAGCTCGCCACCAACCTGGACATCCAAGGCCGCAACTCGATGCTGAAGAGTGATCTGATCACCGCGATCGAGGAGGCCCGATGAAACGCCATCCCGTCCAGGCCGTCCCCGAAGAAGTGGAGTCGACCTATATCGACTATCTGCGGGATCCGGCACAGCGGGCCGCGAAGGCCGTCGCCTCATACGTGGATCCCAAGACGCTGGGCGTCACCGGAGCCGGTGTTCTCGGCGGGGTCATCGTCACGGTTGCCGCCAGTGCGGTGGTGTCCTCGCTGCGAAAGAAGGCGCAGGGGTGAGCCCGCAGAGCGACACCCGGCTCGCCGCCCAAGGCCATGCGCCGTAAACACCGCGCCGCGCCCGAGCACCAGCAGCTGGGGCGCCCGGTGGAAGCGGAAAGCCGGGCAAACCTCGGCCAGGGACGGATCCTGATCGAGGCCGCCGTCCGGGCACGCCTCCTGGGCTTCCAGCTTTTGCGTCTGGATGCCGAGGTCGTGCTGACCCCGGTCCGTGCGGCACCGCCGCCCCTCGCGACTGGGCCGGTCCCCGGATCCGAACCTGGTCCACCACCTCGGCGGGTCGGTCGTGAGCGGCCGAATCCGGAGAAGAACCCAGGTTCACGGAGTAGACGCGAACCTCCGTGGAGCCCCCTGTCCGCCGAAGAGTCGAGGCCGGGGGCCTCCATGGCGGCGGCGCGAAGGCTGCTCGAGGAAGCCGATCGCTCGCTGGAGCAGGCGAAGGACGGGAACGAGCGCCGTTTGTAGCCATTTCGCTTCTCGACCGTTTCGTACCGGATCGGCTAGGAGAGTGGCCTGTAGCACACTGCGGGCGCTGCGGGGCCTGACATTTCGTTCCGATGTCGAGCTCGTGTCCGACTCTCCGGGCTTCCTCCCCACATTCGGGACGGCGCACTCATAGTGTTGAGAAGAGTCAGTAATGCGTGGAGAGGCAGACATGAGCGCGAATTCCGAACGGAACGAGGCCGGCAGGCCCGCCGATGACAACGAAGATTTTGAATCCGGACTGGATTACGGTGCCTTCGCGTCCGAAGAGCCAGATTTCCCCGAGGACAAGCTGAGCGCCGAGCGCGAGCGGCAGGCTGCGCAGCCGCGCCAGTCTGCCCCGGCAGAGCCGCAGCAGACAGAGCAGCCACAGGCCGCGCAGCACGATGATCAGGCCACCCAGGCGATGCCGGCTGCCCGTGAGCAGCAGGCCGCCCCCGGACGCCATGACATGGCCTACGACGACGCCACCCAGAACATCCCCACCCAGCGCGCGCCGCACGGTGACTCCGCGGTCGGTTCCCCCGAGCGGAACACCGCCGCGGAGAACCCCAACGCCACCCGGTCTCTGGATGACGCGCGCCCCACCCGGGAGACCCGCTCGCTCGAGGACACCACCCGGTTCACCGGTGCAGCCGCCACAGGCACCCCCGCTGCCGGCGGCACCGCTGGTACAGCGGCCGCGACCGGCACCGCCGGCGCAGCAGCCCCACACACCCCGAGCCCCACCCCGGCCACGCAGACCGGAGCTGACACCCATCAGCCCACGGAGAACGCCGCGGAGCTCAGCCGCCGCGAGCAGCGCCGTCGGGACCGGCATGACGCCACCAACGATGACCAGGACACCGCCGTCGTGCCCGCCACCGCCGCGGCAGGCACCGGCGCAGCCGCCGGAGCCGCAGCTGGCACAGCAGGCGCAGGTTCGGTGGATCACTCCCGCCGCCACGCCTCCAGCCCGTCCCACGCCGTCTACGGCGGGGACGAGTCCATCACCAACGAGGACCTCGATGAGGAAGTCTCGCGCTCCAAGCGCGGGATCTCCCGGTTCTTCCAGGTGCTGATCGCGATCTTCACCCCGATCCTGCTTCTGGTCGCCGCCGTGCGCCTGGTCGCCTCCCCGCTGTTCCTCTGGGTGGCGTACAAACGCCCCTGGATCCCGGACGGCACCTATAACCTCAACGCCGATGACCGGCTGACCTACGGCTCCTACGGCACCGACTTCCTGACCAACCTCGCGGACTCCCGCTACCTGGGCGATCTCGCTCCCGGCGGCGAAGCACTGTTCACCGCCGAAGAGGTCTCCCACATGGTGGACGTGAAGTTCGTGCTGTTCTGGGTCATGATCATCGGTCTGGCGCTGCTGGTCATCACCTTGATCCTGGCGATGCTGCTCCGAGCCTGGCGCCCCGGGGGAGTGGCCCGCGGCCTCTTCGCCGGCGCCTGGGTGACACTGGGCATCATCATCGCGGTCGCCGTGCTGGCGATCATCGACTGGCAGTTCTTCTTCGCCGAGTTCCACCGGATCTTCTTCGCCGATGGCACCTGGACCTTCCCTGCCGAGTCCATGCTGATCCAGCTCTACCCCGAGCAGTTCTGGATCGACGCCGGCATCGCCGTGGTCGCCCTGGCAGTGCTCTTCTCGCTGATCCTGCTCATCGCCACCTGGCCGACCAAGCGTCGCCGGGCACGCCGTGCGGCACGCCTGGCCGAGGTGCATGAGCGCCGCAAGGCCAAGCTGGTCGATGAGCTGAACCAGAGCAACGGTGAGTACAGCGATGACTCGAACCGCACCCGTGACTACGGTCATGACCGCGATCACGACCGCCGGAACACCCAGGCGGTGGGCTAGGGCCCACAGTACGACGACGGCGCCAGCTCACCTTCGGTGCCGCGAGTACACTCAACGCTGATGACCAGTGACAACACTGCCGCAGACCCCTCCGCCCAGGGTCCCCTCGTGGGGATCCTGGGCGGTATGGGTCCTGCCGCCACCGTGGACTTCTATTCCAAGCTGATCGCGGCCACCCCGGCCGCCACCGATCAGCAGCACCTGCGGGTGATGATCTGGGCGGATCCCACCGTGCCCGACCGCTCACAGGCGATCGTCGGCCACGGGGAGGACCCCACCCCGAAGCTCGTGGAGGGTGCCCAGCAGCTCAAAGACGCCGGCGCGGCGTTCTACGTGGCGGCCTGCAACGGCTCGCACGCCTTTCTGCCGCGCGTGCGTGAGCAGGTGGACCTCGAGTACGTCTCGATGATCGAGGTCACCGCAGAGCACCTCAGCGCGCTTCCCTACGTGAAGTCCGCCGGCCTGCTGGCCACCGACGCCACGCTGACCGCCGGGCTCTACCAGGGCAGCCTCTCCGAGTACGGGGTGGAGCCGGTCGTGCCGGATCCGGCGGACCAGCACACGGTCATGGAAGCCATCTACGCGGTGAAGGCCGGGAACCTGGGACCCGAGCTGCGCGCCTCACTGGTGCGAGTGGCGCAGTCCCTGGTGGAACAGGGCGCCGACGTGATCGTGGCGGCCTGCACCGAGATCCCACTGGCCATGACCGCCGAGGAGTCCCCGCGTCCGCTGGTGGACCCTGCGGTGCTGCTGGCCAACCGTGTGGTGACCAAGGCGAACAGCTTGTGACGAGTCCAGTGGATGTCGCCCCGGCGGTCGGGGAGCAGCCTCCCTCGTTGAAGCTGGCCGGCCGCGCGGCGCTGTGGATCATCGCCATCACGGTGCTGGTGTTCGGCGGGACCCTGGCCCTGCTGTTCATCCCGGAAAATCCGGATCAGTTGGCGGTCCCGTCGATCGTGCTGGCAGTGATCGTCCATGCCGTGCTGGTCCTGGTGGCGCTGCGGCACGTGGTCCGGCGTTCGAACTCCTCCTGGCGGTCCCTAGGCCTCGTGAGGCCATCCTGGCGGCTGCTGCACCTGCTGTGGCAGGTGCCCGTGGTGATTCTCGCTGCTCTGACCGTGCAGCTGGTGACATCGCTGCTCACCGGCGGCGCGAATGATGACGCGGGTGGATCCATGGGTGACTTCGCCGTGGGTATCCACCCCACCTTCGCGATTCTGGCGTTCGTCGCCATTGCCGTGCTGACCCCGCTGTGGGAAGAGATGTTCTTCCGCGGTCTGCTTTTCGGCAGCATCCGCGGGAAGTGGGGAGTGGTGCTGGCGATCGTCATCACCACGGCGCTGTTCTCCGTGGTGCACGCTGTGCTGGTACTGGTGCCCTACTTCTTCACCCTCGGGCTGGGCCTGGCGCTGCTGCGCATCTTCCACCGAAACCTCTGGGGCCCGCTGGTGCTGCACGTGACGATCAACTCCATCGCCTCCGCGACGATCCTTACCGCGCTGATTTAGGCCGCGGGGGCGGTGCCGGGTCGCGCCGCACCCTCATTGCTCAGCAGCAGTCAGGGGGAGCGGGACTCTACTCCGTGAGCGCGAGTTCGGCTTTGACGATCTCAGCCAGCGCTTCGGACTCCGACTGCGCCAGCTCCGCGGTCGCGGCCTCGACCATCACCCGCACCACCGGCTCGGTCCCCGACGGACGCAGCAACACCCGGCCGGTCTCCCCCAGACGCGCTTCAGCCTGCGCCACCGCAGCCTGCAGCGGCTCATGGGTCTTCGCCCGCGTCCGGTCCACACCCTTGACGTTGATCAACACCTGCGGAAGCTTCGTCATCGCCTCCGCCGCCAACACCCGCGCCGACTTACCCGTCGCCGCGACCCGGGCCGCAAGCTGCAAACCAGTCAGCAGACCATCCCCGGTGGTGGCGTAGTCCGCAAAGATCAGATGCCCCGACTGCTCCCCACCCAGGTTGTACCCGGCCGCGCGCATCGCCGCCAACACGTACCGGTCTCCGACCGCGGTCTCGACCAGGTGCACCCCGGCGGCGCCCATGCCCAGCTTCAACCCCAGGTTCGACATCACCGTGACCACCAGGGTGTCTTCGACCAGGGTTCCGGCGTCCTTCAGCGCGATGGCCAGGATCCCCATGATCTGGTCGCCATCGATGATCTCTCCGGTGTGATCCACCGCCAGGCACCGGTCCGCGTCCCCGTCATGGGCGATCCCCAGGTCCGCCTGGTGGGCCAGGACCGTGTCCTGCAGGGGGCCCAGGTGGGTGGAGCCGTATCCGTCGTTGATGTTCAGCCCGTCGGGGTCTGCCCCGATGACGATGACCTCGGCCCCGGCGTCGGTGAACGCTTCCGGGGAGACTCCGGCGGCGGCCCCGTGGGCGCAGTCGAGCACGATCTTCATGCCCTTGAGGCTGACCCCGTCCAGGGAGCGCAGCAGGTGCACCAGGTAGCGGTCCTCGGCGTCCGCGAACCGGCGGACCCGTCCGACGTCGGCCCCGGTGGGACGCGGCGGGGCCAGGCCGAGCTGGGTCTCGATGGCGTCTTCGGCGGCGTCGTCGAGCTTGTGTCCGCCGCGGGCGAGGAACTTGATCCCGTTATCCGGAGCGGGGTTATGTGAAGCGGAGATCATCACCCCGAAGTCCGCGTCGATGTCGTCCACGAGGAACGCGGCGGCAGGGGTGGGCAGCACTCCGGCGTCATAGACATCGACTCCGGCGCTGGCCAGGCCCGCGGAGACCGCGGCGGCGATGAACTCACCCGAGATGCGGGGGTCACGGGCGACGACCGCGGTGGGTCTGGTGCCGGGGGCCACCTGCTGGTGGCCCAGGACGGTCGCTGCTGACTGGGAGAGGGTGAGGGCGAGTTCCGCGGTGAGCAGCCCATTGGCCACACCACGCACGCCGTCAGTGCCGAAAAGTCTCAAAATCAGTTCCTTCCTCTGCTAAAGCACCGAGGATCAATGGAGTTCTTCCAGACAATACGGCATTGGCATTTCGGCATTGAATCGACCCGAGGTCTCTTGAGCGGCTAGGAGCGCCGGATCATCTGATCGATGATCCTGACGCCACACCGCCGTGGTTCTCCGTAGGCCGGGTAGAGGAACTCGCTGATATCTGCCGTGGGCACCACGTTCGAGACCGTGGCACCTTCGGCACTGTCCAGGGAGGGAGTCTGGATGTCCACCGCGGTACCGGTCAGTCCGGGGAAGGCCCACATGGCATCGATGGCCAGATTCTTGATGTCATCGCTCAGGTCCGCAAACACATCCACCGAGAACCCCCCACCGGCTTCGGCTTCAGGGGCTGTGCCCAGCACGCGGATCTCCCCCTCGCTCAAAGTTTGGTCCAGGCTCACGCCCATCTGTGCAAGGTGCTCTTGGCCCACGGCGAGAACTCTGGATCGAAGATACTCCGAGGACTCCCGGCGTTCCCTTTCCTTCTTCAACAGCTGGCGCACCGTGGACTGCCCATCCCCGGCGATGTAGAACGGTACTCGCGCCACAGCTGCTACGGATTCTTCGGCCACGACGTAGACACGCAGCGCCAGGTTCGGCGAGTAGTGCTCGATGTGGATCAGCTGATTGACACTTTTCAGATGCGCCAAGGCCTCCGTCGAGCGGCTCCACTCGCGGCGTAGGTCTTCTTTGGAGGAGACGGCGAGCGAGGTCACCGGTTTGGCCCGCTCCGAGGCGGGCCGCGCGGTCACGGGAGTGCCGGATTGCTCGCGATACTTATCCGCAGCATCAAACTGAGACACGTGGAAAGACCGGCCCGCGGAGGTGCTGACTGAAGACGCACGGAGATACTCGTGGCCGAGCTCCACAGACTGTGTGGCGTCCCGAGCCTGACCGCTCACAAGCGTGGTGGTGCGGCTGTCGACGCCGCCAATGCGCCGCCCGCGATGCACGAACAAGAAGCTCGGCCCCATCTTGGTGGGTGTGACGCGGCGACGCTTCTGCGCGTCCTCCAGCAGAATCCCCTGATGCTTCATGGTGTTCTTCCACTGGTGCATCTCATGTCGCTGAGGTTCGATGACCTCGCTGATGAACTGCGCAACGGGGGAATCGGATTGGTGCACCTCAGATGACATACCGGCCAGGATATCCCGCGCATAGGATGGGCAGTGATGGAACAGCACACCCAGACGGCCCGCGCCGCCCTCATCGAGGCCAGTGACCTCCTGGATTCCCTGATGCCGAAGCTGGATGCCCTGCGCACTGACGTGGAGCTCAAGGCGGATGACACTCCGGTGACCGCGGCTGACCTGCTGGTGCAGCAGAAGCTCGAGACACTCCTGCGGGCAAGGCTGCCCGATCTCACGTTTGTCGGTGAAGAAGAATCAGCCGGGTGGGAAGCGGAACCTACCGGTTGGGTGGCAGTCGTAGATCCCATTGATGGCACGGAGAACTTTGCGTCGTCACTGGTCGAATGGGGCACTGCCATCAGCATCTTCCACACCGGGGTCCACTCCGCCAGCATGATCACGCTGCCGGAGCTTCGCCGTCGCATCATCACCGGTGACACGCTGGCCTATGCGCAGTCCCGGATCGCAGGGTTCTCCTCAGGGATGAACCAGACGCTGGTAGATCGGATCGCGCAGGCTCCCCAAGCTCGAATCTACGGTGCCGCTGTGTACAATTTCTTCGGTGTCGTCACCGGTCGTTTGGCCTCGTTCACGAACCCGGTGGGGGCGTACTCCTGGGATGTGCTTGCTGGCCTGTCCCTAGCCCGAGAACACAACTGTGAGGTTTTTGTCGATGACGAACCGTACGACGGACGATATCTCGAGCCTGGCCGCAGATATCGCGTCGAGGTACACCACCGATACGATCGTCATCCTCGGCAAGGGTCCCTCGGCTGAGGAAGTCCATTCCCGGGTCTTCGAGGGCAACCTGACCATCGGCATCAACGATGCCGAGCGCATCCACCCGATGGACATCTCCATCTTCTATGAGGACTGGGTGGCCGAGTCAGTCCAGGCCGAAGGAATGCGTTCCCAGGCCTACGTCACTTCTACCGATTTGATGGCGCCGGGACGCAGAATCGTGAAGCTGCCTTTCCAGCCACTGAGCAACGATGAGGAAGACCTCATCCTGCTGCGGTTCCAGAACCGCGAAGAGATCGCCATCGAGGAAGCCATCTTCCTCACCGCACTGGAGGTCGCCCGCACCGTCGCCGAGTCCAAGGGACGGACCCAGACCGTGTACATGGTGGGCTTCGACTTCACCCCCGCCTCCGGCCACGCCAAGTCCGCGACGACGACGTTCGCCCCGGACCTGGACAGTCGGCGGGCCGCGGGCATCGCGATGCAGGAGTATGTCCTCAGGAATGCCCTCTACACGCTGGAGGACTCCGAGCTGAGCGTGCACCACGTGGGCACCAAGGACTTCTCCAGCCTCGGACCTAAAGAGCTCAACGAACAGCACAACGTGTCCGTCACTGCGCCGGCTCAGCCAACCGTGCGCGCCGCAGCGCCCGAGACCCGTGGGGTGGAGGTCACCGCGGAGATCACGACCAACCACTTCGGGGATTTCGACCGGCTCGAGAAGCTTGTCCGCGCTGCCCATGAAGCCGGAGCAGACTGGGTGAAGGTGCAGAAACGCGATGTCGCCTCTTTCTACACCCGCGAGCAGCTGGCACAGCCCTACAGGTCCCCTTTCGGCTCCACCTTCGGCGAGTACCGCAATCAGTTGGAGCTCGACCACGAGGGATTCCGCTTCCTGGACGATCTATGTGCGGATCTCGGCATCGGCTGGTTCGCCTCAGTGCTCGACCAGCCCTCCTTTGAGTTCATGCTCGATCTCAACGTGCCGATGATCAAGCTGCCCTCCACGATCTCCGAGCACAAGCAGTACCTGAGCCACGTCGCTCAGCGATACACCGGATCACTTGTCCTCTCCACTGGCATGACCGACCACCGCTACGAGGAATGGGTCCTGGAGACCTTCAAGAAGCAGGACAAGCTCTATCTGCTGCACTGCAATTCCGCCTATCCCACTCCCGATGAGCACACCAATGTGGGTGTGGTGCGGCATTACACCGAACTTGCCAAGGAACACCCGCAGATCGTCCCCGGATACTCGAGTCACGATTTCGGATGGATGGCCTCAGCGCTTGCGGTCGCTGCTGGTGCGCGCATGGTCGAGAAACATGTGAAGCTCGGAAACACAGAATGGGCGCACTTCGATGCCGTCGCCGTGGACCTCAACAGCGATGATTTCACCGAGTACGTCGCCGCGATCCGCAAAGCCGAGGTGCTTGTGGGCTCCACCCAGAAACAAATCACGGACAGTGAACACCACAAGTACCAGGTGCCCTCGTCACGCTGACCCTGGACCGAAAAAGGGCTTTGATAGCCTGACGCTCGGTTGTCTTACCCTCACCACGCTCACGGGATCGCAGGTTTATGAAGTTCAAGATTGTCA belongs to Nesterenkonia halotolerans and includes:
- a CDS encoding flavodoxin family protein, giving the protein MDTDLHALVLNCTLKPSPGESSTDVITDQLLAELDSHGVTGETIRVVDYDVKPGVEADMGNGDQFPEILERIKAADILVFGTPTWVGHMSSVAQRVLERLDSALSETDDQGRPVMFGKVAIVAVVGNEDGAHKIIADTFQGLNDIGFTIPAQGGTYWNHEAMNPKDYKDLTETPAAVAATNKTATTNAVHLARQLSQAQYPGN
- a CDS encoding stage II sporulation protein M is translated as MDIDAFIAVHQHEWDRLSKLASRRRLNAAEADEMLRLYERTSTHLSMIRAAEPDSPVVPSLSAPLGRARAHLTGAGENVFVSSAYFFTQTLPVAFYRIRWLTVILGAAFIAVAVGFALWTANHPQIDLLIPEGDRQAYAGTEFVNYYSENPNSSFAAQVWTNNAWIAAQEVAFGISGVFVPFVLFMNAQGLGMAAGIMAEQGEASTFWLYILPHGLMEITAIFIAGAAGLRIFWAWVAPGQMRRSAALAAEGRKLITVAFGLVLVLLISGVVEGFVTPSGLPHWLRIGIGAAVLAAYWVYTLVLGGRAHRAGVTGDLGKYDAGAVELTA
- a CDS encoding coiled-coil domain-containing protein; the protein is MSQDSGSEEAQGSGPLGWFTRKAKEGIADIPANIAWLVKGAPSGSSGDDSSGPGQRAREVIADTVPFGKDSLDVRIKRAQDALADARRSEQQAVELSQDAKERSETAKQVAEEGRRRKAQAEKENKAEVNARVKEAQKRADEMVAKERSEAESDASENLEQVTSEIRDQNEKAQDEAQAAKERAEAAVESAIEEMTEARKLADDAAAQAREAAEEAHRQAEALADRAGERAEEADATLAETQEIHAGVSKESATVVQEVQTNEVTEDLASYTKADLLKLATNLDIQGRNSMLKSDLITAIEEAR
- a CDS encoding TIGR01906 family membrane protein, whose translation is MSANSERNEAGRPADDNEDFESGLDYGAFASEEPDFPEDKLSAERERQAAQPRQSAPAEPQQTEQPQAAQHDDQATQAMPAAREQQAAPGRHDMAYDDATQNIPTQRAPHGDSAVGSPERNTAAENPNATRSLDDARPTRETRSLEDTTRFTGAAATGTPAAGGTAGTAAATGTAGAAAPHTPSPTPATQTGADTHQPTENAAELSRREQRRRDRHDATNDDQDTAVVPATAAAGTGAAAGAAAGTAGAGSVDHSRRHASSPSHAVYGGDESITNEDLDEEVSRSKRGISRFFQVLIAIFTPILLLVAAVRLVASPLFLWVAYKRPWIPDGTYNLNADDRLTYGSYGTDFLTNLADSRYLGDLAPGGEALFTAEEVSHMVDVKFVLFWVMIIGLALLVITLILAMLLRAWRPGGVARGLFAGAWVTLGIIIAVAVLAIIDWQFFFAEFHRIFFADGTWTFPAESMLIQLYPEQFWIDAGIAVVALAVLFSLILLIATWPTKRRRARRAARLAEVHERRKAKLVDELNQSNGEYSDDSNRTRDYGHDRDHDRRNTQAVG
- a CDS encoding cysteate racemase, whose protein sequence is MTSDNTAADPSAQGPLVGILGGMGPAATVDFYSKLIAATPAATDQQHLRVMIWADPTVPDRSQAIVGHGEDPTPKLVEGAQQLKDAGAAFYVAACNGSHAFLPRVREQVDLEYVSMIEVTAEHLSALPYVKSAGLLATDATLTAGLYQGSLSEYGVEPVVPDPADQHTVMEAIYAVKAGNLGPELRASLVRVAQSLVEQGADVIVAACTEIPLAMTAEESPRPLVDPAVLLANRVVTKANSL
- a CDS encoding CPBP family intramembrane glutamic endopeptidase; the encoded protein is MTSPVDVAPAVGEQPPSLKLAGRAALWIIAITVLVFGGTLALLFIPENPDQLAVPSIVLAVIVHAVLVLVALRHVVRRSNSSWRSLGLVRPSWRLLHLLWQVPVVILAALTVQLVTSLLTGGANDDAGGSMGDFAVGIHPTFAILAFVAIAVLTPLWEEMFFRGLLFGSIRGKWGVVLAIVITTALFSVVHAVLVLVPYFFTLGLGLALLRIFHRNLWGPLVLHVTINSIASATILTALI
- the glmM gene encoding phosphoglucosamine mutase; its protein translation is MLRLFGTDGVRGVANGLLTAELALTLSQSAATVLGHQQVAPGTRPTAVVARDPRISGEFIAAAVSAGLASAGVDVYDAGVLPTPAAAFLVDDIDADFGVMISASHNPAPDNGIKFLARGGHKLDDAAEDAIETQLGLAPPRPTGADVGRVRRFADAEDRYLVHLLRSLDGVSLKGMKIVLDCAHGAAAGVSPEAFTDAGAEVIVIGADPDGLNINDGYGSTHLGPLQDTVLAHQADLGIAHDGDADRCLAVDHTGEIIDGDQIMGILAIALKDAGTLVEDTLVVTVMSNLGLKLGMGAAGVHLVETAVGDRYVLAAMRAAGYNLGGEQSGHLIFADYATTGDGLLTGLQLAARVAATGKSARVLAAEAMTKLPQVLINVKGVDRTRAKTHEPLQAAVAQAEARLGETGRVLLRPSGTEPVVRVMVEAATAELAQSESEALAEIVKAELALTE
- a CDS encoding inositol monophosphatase family protein, which translates into the protein MEQHTQTARAALIEASDLLDSLMPKLDALRTDVELKADDTPVTAADLLVQQKLETLLRARLPDLTFVGEEESAGWEAEPTGWVAVVDPIDGTENFASSLVEWGTAISIFHTGVHSASMITLPELRRRIITGDTLAYAQSRIAGFSSGMNQTLVDRIAQAPQARIYGAAVYNFFGVVTGRLASFTNPVGAYSWDVLAGLSLAREHNCEVFVDDEPYDGRYLEPGRRYRVEVHHRYDRHPRQGSLG
- a CDS encoding N-acetylneuraminate synthase family protein, with amino-acid sequence MTNRTTDDISSLAADIASRYTTDTIVILGKGPSAEEVHSRVFEGNLTIGINDAERIHPMDISIFYEDWVAESVQAEGMRSQAYVTSTDLMAPGRRIVKLPFQPLSNDEEDLILLRFQNREEIAIEEAIFLTALEVARTVAESKGRTQTVYMVGFDFTPASGHAKSATTTFAPDLDSRRAAGIAMQEYVLRNALYTLEDSELSVHHVGTKDFSSLGPKELNEQHNVSVTAPAQPTVRAAAPETRGVEVTAEITTNHFGDFDRLEKLVRAAHEAGADWVKVQKRDVASFYTREQLAQPYRSPFGSTFGEYRNQLELDHEGFRFLDDLCADLGIGWFASVLDQPSFEFMLDLNVPMIKLPSTISEHKQYLSHVAQRYTGSLVLSTGMTDHRYEEWVLETFKKQDKLYLLHCNSAYPTPDEHTNVGVVRHYTELAKEHPQIVPGYSSHDFGWMASALAVAAGARMVEKHVKLGNTEWAHFDAVAVDLNSDDFTEYVAAIRKAEVLVGSTQKQITDSEHHKYQVPSSR